Proteins from a single region of Streptomyces sp. HUAS 15-9:
- a CDS encoding glycosyltransferase family 2 protein, translating into MTSSLKVGAVVITMGNRPDELRALLDSVAKQDGDPVEVVVVGNGSPVPEVPEGVRTLELPENLGIPGGRNVGTEAFGPGGRDVDILLFLDDDGLLAQHDTAELCRQAFAADPELGIISFRIADPDTGVTQRRHVPRLRASDPMRSSRVTTFLGGANAVRTRVFAEVGGLPDEFFYAHEETDLAWRALDAGWMIDYRSDMVLYHPTTAPSRHAVYHRMVARNRVWLARRNLPAPLVPVYLGVWLLLTLLRRPSRPALRAWFGGFKEGWATGCGPRRPMKWRTVWRLTRLGRPPVI; encoded by the coding sequence ATGACGTCTTCACTGAAGGTCGGCGCGGTCGTCATCACCATGGGCAACCGCCCCGACGAGCTCCGCGCCCTGCTCGACTCGGTCGCCAAGCAGGACGGCGACCCGGTCGAGGTGGTCGTCGTCGGCAACGGTTCGCCGGTGCCGGAGGTCCCCGAGGGCGTACGGACGCTGGAGCTGCCCGAGAACCTGGGCATCCCGGGCGGCCGCAACGTCGGCACAGAGGCCTTCGGGCCGGGCGGCCGGGACGTCGACATATTGCTCTTCCTCGACGACGACGGCCTCCTCGCCCAGCACGACACCGCCGAGCTGTGCCGGCAGGCCTTCGCCGCCGACCCCGAGCTCGGAATCATCAGCTTCCGCATCGCCGACCCCGACACCGGCGTCACCCAGCGCCGCCACGTCCCGCGGCTGCGTGCCTCCGACCCGATGCGCTCCTCCCGGGTCACCACCTTCCTCGGCGGCGCCAACGCCGTCCGTACCCGGGTCTTCGCCGAAGTCGGCGGCCTGCCGGACGAGTTCTTCTACGCCCACGAGGAGACCGACCTCGCCTGGCGGGCCCTGGACGCGGGCTGGATGATCGACTACCGGTCCGACATGGTGCTGTACCACCCCACGACCGCGCCCTCCCGGCACGCGGTCTACCACCGTATGGTCGCCCGCAACCGCGTCTGGCTGGCCCGCCGCAACCTCCCCGCCCCGCTGGTCCCCGTCTATCTCGGGGTGTGGCTGCTGCTCACGCTGCTGCGCCGGCCCTCGCGCCCGGCGCTCAGGGCCTGGTTCGGCGGGTTCAAGGAGGGCTGGGCCACTGGGTGCGGTCCCCGCCGGCCCATGAAGTGGCGTACGGTGTGGCGGCTGACCCGTCTGGGCCGGCCTCCGGTCATCTGA
- a CDS encoding ABC transporter permease — protein MSETTHDAGVAVNAPPSPDEGLPAAQLAAKYGLAVSGARPSLVEYVRQLWGRRHFILAFSQAKLTAQYSQAKLGQLWQVATPLLNAAVYYFIFGLILKADRGMSHDVYIPFLVTGVFVFTFTQSSVMAGVRAISGNLGLVRALHFPRASLPVSFALQQLQQLLFSMLVLFVVAVGFGSYPDLSWLLIVPILGLQFLFNTGLALIMARAGAKTPDLAQLMPFVMRTWMYASGVMFSIPIMLADKPQWVATTLQWNPAAIFMDLMRFALIDGYGSENLPEHVWVAAGAWSALLAVGGFVYFWKAEERYGRG, from the coding sequence GTGAGTGAGACAACGCATGACGCCGGGGTCGCGGTGAACGCGCCTCCGTCGCCCGACGAGGGACTGCCGGCCGCCCAGCTCGCCGCCAAGTACGGGCTCGCCGTGAGCGGTGCCCGCCCCTCGCTCGTCGAGTACGTCCGACAGCTGTGGGGCCGGCGGCACTTCATCCTCGCCTTCTCGCAGGCGAAGCTGACCGCCCAGTACAGCCAGGCCAAGCTCGGGCAGCTCTGGCAGGTGGCCACCCCGCTGCTGAACGCCGCGGTGTACTACTTCATCTTCGGGCTCATCCTCAAGGCGGACCGGGGCATGTCGCACGACGTGTACATCCCGTTCCTGGTGACGGGTGTGTTCGTCTTCACCTTCACGCAGAGCTCGGTGATGGCCGGCGTGCGCGCGATCTCCGGCAACCTCGGCCTGGTCCGCGCCCTGCACTTCCCGCGTGCCTCGCTGCCCGTCTCCTTCGCGCTGCAGCAGCTCCAGCAGCTGCTGTTCTCGATGCTGGTGCTGTTCGTCGTCGCGGTCGGCTTCGGCAGCTACCCGGACCTGTCCTGGCTGCTGATCGTCCCGATCCTCGGCCTGCAGTTCCTCTTCAACACCGGCCTCGCGCTGATCATGGCCCGGGCGGGCGCCAAGACCCCGGACCTCGCCCAGCTGATGCCGTTCGTGATGCGTACCTGGATGTACGCGTCGGGCGTGATGTTCTCCATCCCGATCATGCTGGCCGACAAGCCGCAGTGGGTGGCCACCACCCTGCAGTGGAACCCGGCCGCCATCTTCATGGACCTGATGCGCTTCGCGCTCATCGACGGCTACGGCTCCGAGAACCTCCCCGAGCACGTCTGGGTGGCCGCGGGCGCCTGGTCCGCGCTGCTCGCCGTCGGCGGCTTCGTGTACTTCTGGAAGGCGGAGGAGAGGTACGGCCGTGGCTGA
- a CDS encoding ABC transporter ATP-binding protein yields the protein MAEQDQRELIPTVIADELHIVYRVNGAKTGKGSATAALSRILKRGEERGVRKVHAVRGVSFVAYRGEAIGLIGSNGSGKSTLLRAIAGLLPAEKGKVYTDGQPSLLGVNAALMNDLTGERNVILGGLAMGMSREEIRERYQDIVDFSGINEKGDFITLPMRTYSSGMAARLRFSIAAAKDHDVLMIDEALATGDRKFQKRSEERIRELRKEAGTVFLVSHNNKSIRDTCNRVLWLERGELRMDGPTDEVLKEYEKFTGK from the coding sequence GTGGCTGAGCAGGACCAGCGGGAACTCATCCCCACCGTCATCGCGGACGAACTGCACATCGTCTACCGGGTCAATGGCGCCAAGACCGGCAAGGGCAGCGCCACCGCCGCGCTCAGCCGCATCCTCAAGCGCGGCGAGGAGCGGGGCGTGCGCAAGGTGCACGCCGTACGGGGCGTGTCCTTCGTCGCCTACCGCGGCGAGGCCATCGGTCTGATCGGCTCCAACGGCTCCGGCAAGTCCACGCTGCTGCGTGCCATCGCCGGTCTGCTGCCCGCGGAGAAGGGCAAGGTCTACACCGACGGCCAGCCGTCGTTGCTCGGTGTCAACGCGGCCCTGATGAACGACCTCACCGGGGAGCGCAACGTCATATTGGGCGGGCTCGCCATGGGCATGTCCCGTGAGGAGATCAGGGAGCGTTACCAGGACATCGTCGACTTCTCCGGGATCAACGAGAAGGGCGACTTCATCACCCTGCCGATGCGCACCTATTCCTCCGGCATGGCGGCCCGTCTCCGCTTCTCCATCGCCGCCGCCAAGGACCATGACGTCCTGATGATCGACGAGGCCCTGGCCACCGGCGACCGCAAGTTCCAGAAGCGCTCCGAGGAACGCATCCGTGAACTGCGCAAGGAAGCCGGCACCGTGTTTCTGGTCAGTCACAACAACAAGTCCATCCGCGACACCTGCAACCGCGTCCTGTGGCTGGAGCGCGGCGAGTTGCGCATGGACGGACCGACCGACGAGGTGCTCAAGGAGTACGAGAAGTTCACGGGCAAGTAG
- the hpnC gene encoding squalene synthase HpnC, with product MTATGTPRTLDPERGTLDKAADENFPVAPFFLPRAWRDDLMAVYGFARLVDDIGDGDLAPGGADARLLGVSPDRAEDRLLLLDAFEGDLHRVFDSTPHHPLLRRLQPTVRRRSLTPGPFLGLIEANRQDQIVKRYETYDDLLAYCELSANPVGRLVLAVTGTSTPERIRLSDSICTALQIVEHLQDVAEDLGRDRIYLPAEDMKRFQVQEADLATTTAGASVRALVAYESERARGLLNEGAPLVGSVHGRLRLLLAGFVAGGRAAIRAIAAAEYDVLPGPPKPGRVQLLREVGVTLRGEG from the coding sequence GTGACGGCGACCGGTACGCCGCGCACCCTGGATCCCGAGCGCGGCACCCTCGACAAGGCCGCGGACGAGAACTTCCCGGTGGCCCCGTTCTTCCTGCCCCGGGCCTGGCGCGACGACCTCATGGCGGTGTACGGCTTCGCGCGTCTCGTCGACGACATCGGCGACGGCGACCTCGCACCCGGCGGCGCCGACGCCCGTCTGCTCGGCGTGTCGCCCGACCGGGCCGAGGACCGCCTGCTGCTCCTCGACGCCTTCGAGGGCGATCTGCACCGCGTGTTCGACTCCACCCCGCACCACCCCCTGCTGCGCCGCCTCCAGCCCACCGTCCGCCGGCGCTCCCTCACCCCCGGGCCCTTCCTCGGCCTGATCGAGGCCAACCGCCAGGACCAGATCGTCAAGCGGTACGAGACCTACGACGATCTCCTCGCCTACTGCGAGCTGTCCGCCAACCCCGTCGGCCGCCTCGTCCTCGCCGTCACCGGAACCTCGACCCCCGAGCGGATCCGCCTCTCCGACTCGATCTGCACGGCCCTCCAGATCGTCGAACACCTCCAGGACGTCGCCGAGGACCTCGGCCGCGACCGGATCTATCTGCCCGCCGAGGACATGAAACGCTTTCAGGTCCAGGAGGCGGATCTCGCCACGACAACCGCGGGCGCATCGGTGCGCGCACTGGTTGCATACGAATCAGAACGCGCCCGTGGTCTCCTGAATGAAGGCGCCCCCTTGGTGGGTAGCGTCCACGGCAGGTTGAGGCTGCTGCTCGCGGGGTTCGTGGCGGGGGGAAGGGCGGCGATCCGCGCGATCGCCGCCGCCGAATACGACGTACTTCCCGGCCCGCCCAAGCCCGGCAGGGTCCAGCTGCTGCGCGAGGTGGGCGTGACCCTGCGAGGAGAGGGGTGA
- the hpnD gene encoding presqualene diphosphate synthase HpnD, protein MIRTVESPPHVSSPVLAAYSYCEAVTGQQARNFAYGIRLLPTPKRRAMSALYAFSRRVDDIGDGALADEVKVARLEDTRALLARIREGAVGEDDTDPVAVALTHAARAFPVPLGGLDELIDGVLMDVRGEHYETWDDLKVYCRCVAGAIGRLSLGVFGTEEGARGAERAPEYADTLGLALQLTNILRDVREDAEGGRTYLPADDLAKFGCSAGFNGPTPPEGSDFAGLVHFEVRRARALFAEGYRLLPMLDRRSGACVAAMAGIYRRLLDRIEREPEAVLRGRVSLPGREKAYVAVRGLSGLDTRRHASRRTVRRRA, encoded by the coding sequence GTGATCCGGACCGTGGAGTCTCCACCACACGTGTCCTCACCGGTACTCGCCGCCTACAGCTACTGCGAGGCCGTCACCGGACAGCAGGCCCGTAATTTCGCGTACGGCATCAGGCTGCTGCCGACGCCCAAGCGCCGCGCCATGTCGGCGCTGTACGCCTTCTCCCGGCGCGTCGACGACATCGGCGACGGCGCGCTGGCGGACGAGGTCAAGGTCGCGCGCCTCGAGGACACCCGGGCCCTGCTCGCCCGGATCCGCGAGGGCGCGGTCGGCGAGGACGACACCGACCCGGTCGCCGTCGCCCTCACGCACGCCGCCCGGGCCTTCCCGGTCCCGCTGGGCGGCCTGGACGAACTCATCGACGGCGTCCTCATGGACGTACGCGGCGAGCACTACGAGACCTGGGACGACCTGAAGGTCTACTGCCGTTGTGTGGCCGGCGCCATCGGGCGGCTCTCGCTCGGCGTGTTCGGTACGGAAGAGGGTGCGCGCGGTGCCGAGCGCGCGCCCGAGTACGCCGACACCCTCGGTCTCGCGCTGCAGCTCACGAACATTCTCAGAGACGTCCGCGAGGACGCCGAGGGCGGCCGTACCTATCTGCCCGCCGACGACCTCGCGAAATTCGGCTGCTCGGCGGGGTTCAACGGGCCGACACCACCAGAGGGCTCCGACTTCGCGGGCCTCGTGCACTTCGAAGTGCGACGGGCCCGCGCCCTTTTCGCCGAGGGCTACCGGCTGCTCCCCATGCTCGACCGGCGCAGCGGTGCCTGTGTCGCCGCCATGGCCGGCATCTACCGCCGGCTGCTCGACCGTATCGAGCGCGAGCCGGAGGCCGTGCTGCGCGGCCGGGTCTCGCTGCCCGGACGCGAGAAGGCCTATGTCGCCGTGCGCGGCCTGTCCGGCCTCGACACCCGTCGGCACGCGTCCCGGCGGACCGTCAGGAGGCGCGCCTGA
- a CDS encoding DUF6380 family protein, with translation MDNTVQGDSTGEKRHATLRCGAASLTATACRALFNHHGGHAREDAR, from the coding sequence ATGGACAATACGGTCCAAGGTGACTCCACCGGAGAGAAACGGCACGCAACCCTCCGGTGTGGTGCGGCGTCCCTGACTGCGACGGCCTGCCGTGCACTGTTCAACCACCACGGCGGGCACGCACGGGAGGACGCGCGATGA
- the hpnE gene encoding hydroxysqualene dehydroxylase HpnE, producing the protein MNDGRQADAPGGTGRSAVVVGGGLAGITAALALADAGVRVTLLEGRPRLGGLAFSFRRGELTVDNGQHVYLRCCTAYRWFLDRIEGTALAPLQDRLDVPVLDIAKPEGRRLGRLRRDALPVPLHLGRSLATYPHLSLAERANVGRAALALKGLDLADPTLDTQDFGSWLAGHGQSARTVEALWDLVGVATLNAVAGDASLGLAAMVFKTGLLSEPGAADIGWAHVPLGELHDRLARKALDSAGVRTEVRTRVTSVFINENGSWSVQVPGETIEADAVVLAVPQRESHGLLPPGALDAPENLLAIGTAPILNIHVVYDRKVLAKPFFAALGTPVQWVFDRTGASGLRTGQYLALSQSAAQDEIDEPVAALRERYLPELERLLPAARGARVRDFFVTRERAATFAPTPGVGRLRPGARTKAPGLYLAGAWTATGWPATMESAVRSGVSAADAALSALGRPRPSHLFDFEEAA; encoded by the coding sequence ATGAACGACGGCAGGCAGGCCGACGCGCCGGGGGGCACCGGGCGCAGCGCCGTCGTGGTCGGCGGCGGACTGGCCGGGATCACGGCCGCGCTCGCGCTCGCCGACGCGGGCGTCCGTGTCACCCTGCTCGAAGGCAGGCCGCGCCTGGGCGGGCTCGCCTTCTCGTTCCGGCGCGGCGAGCTGACCGTCGACAACGGCCAGCATGTGTACCTGCGCTGCTGCACCGCCTACCGCTGGTTCCTCGACCGCATCGAGGGCACGGCGCTGGCGCCACTGCAGGATCGTCTCGACGTGCCCGTTCTCGACATCGCCAAGCCCGAGGGCCGACGGCTGGGGAGGCTGCGGCGCGACGCCCTGCCCGTACCCCTGCATCTGGGCCGGAGCCTGGCCACCTACCCGCATCTCTCGCTCGCCGAGCGGGCGAACGTGGGGCGTGCCGCGCTCGCGCTCAAGGGGCTCGACCTCGCCGATCCGACCCTGGACACGCAGGACTTCGGCAGCTGGCTGGCCGGGCACGGCCAGTCGGCCCGTACCGTCGAGGCCCTGTGGGACCTGGTCGGGGTCGCCACCCTCAACGCGGTCGCGGGCGACGCCTCGCTGGGGCTCGCCGCGATGGTGTTCAAGACCGGTCTGCTGTCCGAGCCGGGCGCGGCCGACATCGGCTGGGCGCACGTCCCGCTGGGCGAACTGCACGACCGCCTCGCCCGCAAGGCGCTCGACTCCGCGGGCGTCCGTACCGAGGTCCGTACACGCGTCACCTCCGTCTTCATCAACGAAAACGGGAGCTGGAGCGTTCAGGTTCCCGGCGAGACGATCGAGGCGGACGCCGTCGTCCTCGCCGTACCGCAGCGCGAGAGCCACGGTCTGCTGCCGCCCGGCGCCCTCGACGCCCCCGAGAACCTGCTGGCGATCGGCACCGCGCCGATCCTCAACATCCATGTCGTCTACGACCGCAAGGTGCTCGCCAAGCCGTTCTTCGCGGCCCTCGGCACCCCGGTGCAGTGGGTCTTCGACCGCACCGGGGCGTCCGGGCTGCGCACCGGCCAGTACCTGGCCCTGTCCCAGTCCGCCGCGCAGGACGAGATCGACGAGCCGGTCGCCGCGCTGCGCGAGCGCTATCTGCCCGAACTGGAACGCCTGCTGCCCGCCGCCCGCGGCGCGCGGGTGCGGGACTTCTTCGTGACCCGGGAGCGTGCGGCGACGTTCGCCCCCACCCCCGGCGTCGGGCGGCTGCGGCCCGGCGCCCGCACCAAGGCCCCCGGCCTGTACCTGGCCGGAGCGTGGACCGCCACAGGGTGGCCCGCGACCATGGAGAGTGCGGTCCGCAGTGGCGTGAGCGCGGCCGACGCCGCGCTGAGCGCCCTGGGCCGGCCCCGCCCCAGCCACCTCTTCGACTTCGAGGAGGCGGCCTGA
- a CDS encoding polyprenyl synthetase family protein, with protein MPPASKAARETAVDVTALLERGRTLATPVLRAAVDRLAPPMDTVAAYHFGWIDAKGNPADGDGGKAVRPALAVLSAEVTGAAPEVGIPGAVAVELVHNFSLLHDDLMDGDEQRRHRDTVWKVHGPAQAILVGDALFALANEILLELGTVEAGRATRRLTTATRALIDGQAQDISYEHRDRVSVEECREMEGNKTGALLACASSIGAVLGGADDRTADTLEKYGYHLGLAFQAVDDLLGIWGDPEATGKQTWSDLRQRKKSLPVVAALAAGGPASERLGEMLAADAKSSDFENFSEEEFAARAALIEEAGGRDWTAEEARRQYTIAIEALDAVDMPAPVRDRFVALADFVVVRKR; from the coding sequence GTGCCCCCGGCCTCGAAGGCCGCTCGAGAGACCGCGGTGGACGTGACCGCGCTCCTGGAGCGCGGTCGGACCCTGGCCACACCGGTACTGCGGGCGGCCGTCGACCGGCTGGCCCCTCCCATGGACACCGTCGCCGCCTACCACTTCGGCTGGATCGACGCCAAGGGCAACCCCGCCGACGGCGACGGCGGCAAGGCCGTACGCCCCGCCCTCGCCGTGCTCTCCGCCGAGGTCACCGGCGCCGCCCCCGAGGTAGGCATCCCCGGCGCGGTCGCCGTCGAACTGGTCCACAACTTCTCGCTCCTGCACGACGACCTGATGGACGGCGACGAACAGCGCCGCCACCGCGACACCGTCTGGAAGGTGCACGGTCCCGCCCAGGCCATCCTGGTCGGCGACGCCCTGTTCGCCCTGGCCAACGAGATCCTCCTGGAGTTGGGCACCGTCGAGGCCGGCCGCGCCACCCGCCGGCTGACCACCGCCACCCGCGCCCTGATCGACGGTCAGGCGCAGGACATCTCCTACGAGCACCGCGACCGGGTCAGCGTCGAGGAGTGCCGGGAGATGGAGGGCAACAAGACCGGCGCGCTGCTGGCCTGCGCCAGCTCCATCGGCGCGGTGCTCGGCGGCGCCGACGACCGCACCGCCGACACCCTGGAGAAGTACGGCTACCACCTCGGCCTCGCCTTCCAGGCCGTCGACGACCTGCTCGGCATCTGGGGCGACCCGGAGGCCACCGGTAAGCAGACCTGGAGCGACCTGCGCCAGCGCAAGAAGTCCCTGCCGGTCGTCGCCGCGCTCGCGGCGGGCGGACCCGCCTCCGAGCGGCTCGGCGAGATGCTCGCCGCCGACGCCAAGAGCAGCGACTTCGAGAACTTCTCCGAGGAGGAGTTCGCGGCCCGCGCCGCCCTCATCGAGGAGGCCGGCGGCCGCGACTGGACCGCCGAGGAGGCACGCCGCCAGTACACCATCGCCATCGAAGCCCTCGACGCCGTCGACATGCCCGCCCCGGTGCGGGACCGGTTCGTGGCGCTCGCCGACTTCGTCGTCGTACGAAAGAGATGA
- the shc gene encoding squalene--hopene cyclase: protein MTATTDGSTGAALPPRAAAASETDISTPVAAGVQEAAERAVGLATEFLLSRQDAEGWWKGDLETNVTMDAEDLLLRQFLGIRDEATTHAAALFIRGEQRADGTWATFHGGPGELSTTIEAYVALRLAGDAPEAPHMARASAWIRERGGIASARVFTRIWLALFGWWKWEDLPELPPELIYFPKWMPLNIYDFGCWARQTIVPLTIVSAKRPVRPAPFPLDELHTDPDRPNPPRPLAPAASWDGVFQRLDKALHRARKVVPRKLRRAAMNSAARWIVERQENDGCWGGIQPPAVYSVIALYLLGYDLEHPVMRAGLESLDRYAVWREDGARMIEACQSPVWDTCLATIALADAGLPADHPQLVKAADWMLGEQVVRPGDWSVRRPGLPPGGWAFEFHNDNYPDIDDTAEVILALRRVRHHDPERVEKAITRGVRWEVGMQSRNGAWGAFDADNTSPFPNRLPFCDFGEVVDPPSADVTAHVVEMLAVEGLSHDPRTRRGIEWLLAEQEPDGSWFGRWGVNYVYGTGSVVPALTTAGLPASHPAIRRAVTWLESVQNDDGGWGEDLRSYKHVKEWSGRGASTASQTAWALMALLAAGEKDSKAVERGIQWLAETQREDGSWDEPYFTGTGFPWDFSINYHLYRQVFPLTALGRYVHGEPFADRHTAKPAEKLAEQRLAEAKGS, encoded by the coding sequence ATGACAGCGACGACCGACGGAAGCACCGGGGCCGCCTTGCCGCCCCGGGCCGCCGCGGCCAGCGAAACCGACATCAGCACACCCGTGGCGGCCGGGGTACAAGAAGCCGCCGAACGCGCCGTCGGGCTCGCCACCGAGTTCCTGCTCTCCCGGCAGGACGCGGAGGGCTGGTGGAAGGGCGACCTCGAGACCAACGTCACGATGGACGCCGAGGACCTGCTGCTCCGTCAGTTCCTCGGCATCCGCGACGAGGCGACGACCCACGCCGCCGCGCTCTTCATCCGCGGCGAGCAGCGCGCGGACGGCACCTGGGCCACGTTCCACGGCGGCCCCGGTGAACTCTCCACCACCATCGAAGCCTATGTCGCGCTCCGCCTGGCGGGCGACGCGCCCGAGGCGCCCCACATGGCCCGCGCCTCCGCCTGGATCCGCGAACGGGGCGGCATCGCGTCCGCCCGGGTCTTCACCCGGATCTGGCTGGCCCTGTTCGGCTGGTGGAAGTGGGAGGACCTGCCCGAACTCCCGCCGGAGCTGATCTACTTCCCCAAGTGGATGCCGCTCAACATCTACGACTTCGGCTGCTGGGCCCGGCAGACCATCGTGCCGCTCACCATCGTCTCCGCGAAGCGCCCGGTGCGGCCCGCGCCCTTCCCGCTCGACGAACTGCACACCGACCCGGACCGCCCGAACCCGCCGCGTCCCCTTGCCCCGGCCGCGAGCTGGGACGGTGTCTTCCAGCGGCTGGACAAGGCGCTGCACCGGGCGCGCAAGGTCGTGCCGCGCAAGCTGCGCCGGGCCGCGATGAACTCCGCCGCCCGCTGGATCGTCGAGCGGCAGGAGAACGACGGCTGCTGGGGCGGTATCCAGCCGCCCGCCGTGTACTCGGTGATCGCCCTGTACCTGCTCGGCTACGACCTCGAACACCCGGTGATGCGCGCGGGACTGGAGTCGTTGGACCGGTACGCCGTGTGGCGCGAGGACGGCGCCCGGATGATCGAGGCCTGCCAGTCCCCGGTGTGGGACACCTGCCTGGCGACCATCGCGCTCGCCGACGCGGGACTGCCCGCCGATCACCCCCAGCTCGTCAAGGCCGCCGACTGGATGCTCGGCGAACAGGTCGTCCGGCCCGGTGACTGGTCCGTACGGCGGCCCGGACTCCCGCCGGGCGGCTGGGCGTTCGAGTTCCACAACGACAACTACCCCGACATCGACGACACCGCCGAGGTGATCCTCGCCCTGCGCCGGGTCCGGCACCACGATCCGGAGCGGGTGGAGAAGGCGATCACGCGCGGAGTGCGCTGGGAAGTCGGCATGCAGTCCCGCAACGGGGCATGGGGCGCCTTCGACGCCGACAACACCAGCCCGTTCCCCAACCGGTTGCCGTTCTGCGACTTCGGCGAGGTCGTCGACCCGCCCTCGGCCGACGTCACCGCGCACGTCGTCGAGATGCTCGCGGTCGAGGGCCTGTCCCACGACCCGCGCACCCGGCGCGGCATCGAATGGCTGCTGGCCGAACAGGAGCCGGACGGCTCGTGGTTCGGACGCTGGGGCGTCAACTACGTGTACGGCACCGGGTCCGTGGTGCCCGCGCTGACCACCGCCGGGCTCCCCGCCTCCCACCCGGCGATCCGCCGGGCCGTGACCTGGCTGGAGAGCGTCCAGAACGACGACGGCGGCTGGGGCGAGGACCTGCGCTCCTACAAACACGTCAAGGAATGGAGCGGCCGGGGCGCCTCCACCGCCTCGCAGACCGCCTGGGCGCTGATGGCGCTGCTCGCGGCGGGGGAGAAGGACTCCAAGGCCGTCGAGCGCGGCATCCAGTGGCTGGCCGAGACCCAGCGCGAGGACGGCTCGTGGGACGAGCCGTACTTCACCGGCACCGGATTCCCCTGGGACTTCTCCATCAACTACCACCTCTACCGGCAGGTCTTCCCGCTCACCGCCCTCGGCCGCTATGTGCACGGCGAGCCCTTCGCCGACCGGCACACCGCCAAGCCCGCCGAGAAGCTCGCCGAGCAGCGCCTCGCCGAGGCCAAGGGGAGCTGA
- a CDS encoding 5'-methylthioadenosine/S-adenosylhomocysteine nucleosidase family protein, which translates to MTAQPAPAPLLIACALGIERLALRTRDHGGAGGPVTVLRTGMGPEAAERSVTRLLADPAYAGAAVLATGFCAGLAPGMHPGDLVVAEETRDPRGNVPCVGTDLLVKELARTVPGRTVHTGPLTGSDHVVRGQERSDLRATGAIAVDMESAATLLSAVRGGERPVAAVRVVVDAPEHELVRIGTVRGGISAFRVLRSVIPAFFEWHRSLLLPRR; encoded by the coding sequence ATGACCGCACAGCCCGCCCCGGCCCCGCTGCTGATCGCCTGCGCGCTCGGCATCGAGCGGCTCGCCCTGCGCACCCGCGACCACGGCGGCGCCGGCGGGCCCGTCACCGTGCTGCGCACCGGCATGGGACCCGAGGCGGCGGAACGCTCCGTCACCCGTCTGCTGGCCGACCCGGCGTACGCCGGCGCGGCCGTCCTGGCCACGGGCTTCTGCGCGGGACTCGCCCCCGGCATGCACCCCGGCGACCTGGTCGTCGCCGAGGAGACCCGGGACCCCCGCGGAAACGTCCCCTGCGTGGGCACCGACCTGCTCGTGAAGGAACTCGCGCGCACCGTGCCCGGACGCACCGTCCACACCGGGCCCCTCACCGGCTCCGACCACGTCGTCCGCGGTCAGGAACGCTCCGACCTGCGCGCGACCGGCGCGATCGCCGTCGACATGGAGTCGGCGGCGACGCTCCTGAGCGCCGTCCGCGGGGGCGAGCGCCCGGTTGCGGCCGTACGGGTGGTCGTGGACGCCCCAGAACATGAACTCGTCCGGATCGGCACGGTGCGCGGTGGAATATCAGCCTTCCGCGTCCTTCGTTCCGTGATTCCCGCTTTCTTCGAATGGCACCGTTCTTTGCTGCTCCCCCGGAGGTGA